The DNA window aaagttattgttgcttgacgtcaaaatGTTATTAGGAGGCGATCTCAGGTGATTTGGAGAGAAAACTCAGCTAAATacaaaaagtgtaaatacgtttattaTAGGTTGTCTTGCCTGAATATCAATTCATTACCCGACTTGTTCTTCAACGTAACGTTCAATTTTCAATACGATAAATATGTGTTGTTCAACTGTTAACACAGTAGGTTTTTTTAAGACTGGATAAGAAAAAGTTTGAGAATGACATGTTAGAGAAAACAGCGATAAAAGCTAAAGAAAAGAGAGCAGAAAAAGATGGAAAAAACgatgaaaagaaatataaatggaTGGATGATATCGAAACTTTTAATTTGGAAGGTATGTAGTCATCCAACAAGCCATCAAACAgtttaaatgacaaatgttatatgTGTTGATGGTGCACCAAAAATGGCTCTcactagataaaaataaaaagaaaatacaataacaaaaaagaagaaattaaaataattcatttgatttgaaatGCTAGTAATCTATACACAAACAGTATATATCACTATAACAGAAATCCACACAtaagttacttttttttaaattgcctATACATGCATAATTATGTGTATTTCTttgttataatcctggtacttttgataactattcgaCATTgactagatgtataggggaggTTGAGATTACATAAACCATGTTTGTCACGGTCGTTTTTATTTGCGTCTGGAcaaagtcaggagcatctggtctttgttagtcttttttatttttttttatcaattttagtgcATTCATATGTCTTatagttaagtatgacgtccactTTCAAAgaacttttgtatatttttattaaagggGCCGGCTGTGGGTTTTTCTCGGTGCGTTGAAGAAAAATTGATGGCCTTCAACTGGTATCTGCTCTTTGGGGGAGAAATTGTctcattaacatattttctatttccattcttaatttcatatagaaaaagcttttacatgttttagttCTGGAAGTAAAACCAAGACATATAatggttttgatattttttacgtaatatatcataacaaaaaccttgttgttttatttcaatcaattgtgtaaatgaattaaaatattataacttGCTTTAAATCTTGTATATTCAGTTCCTTTAAGTGGTAATCTCTTACTTTTCCGTtgaggaaaaagtaaaatcacaaaaatactgaactccgaggacaattaaaaaaggaaagtccctaattagatgggcaaaatcaaaagcttcaacacatcaaacaaacagataacaactttcatatttctgactaggtacaggcattttctgtTGAAGATCATTGTGGATTCatcctgattttttttgctAGCTTATCCTCTCAATTGTACGACAGTCacataaaattcaataaaatttattgatttaatttaaaaaaaaattgaactgtgaaattaaattttaattgagacATTCCATGACCAAATCTCCCAACATTTTAGATATCTTGTTAAAATGCGATAATTTTTAAAGACTgagttttggtatttttattcaAGTGTTTGAGGATAACTATTATATCTTTGACAGTTCATCATcaaaatgttttctgtttatattatttttctgttaatcGTAACAGCTCATATTTTCTTTGATGATGCTTTCGACGAGAATAAACTGGGACATGTCAACAGTTTTGTAAAGACTTTGATAGATGTTTTTCAAGAAGTGAGGTAATCGTTTATActaattgacaattatattattacattttgttttaagtataAGAGAAAATTGTACCTTAAAGTATCGCTAAATTTGATGGCGTTTATAATCTGAAAGATCAAGAGCCAAATTCCAAAGTTTTGTATGCAATCaacttatcaaaatttaaaagtttatcatTCGAACATTTAGAAGCTTATATACAAACTTTTAagttaaatgacaaaaatactgaactccgaggaaattccCAAAAGAACGTCTCTAATAAAATGGCAAGTGTTCAACtacatcaaacgaatatattcaaattgtcatattcctgacttggtacagacattttctaatgtagaaattGGAGGATTACACCTGGTTTTAAAGATAGCTAAAgttctcacttttatgacagtcgctCAAATTTCATAATATCAGCTAAACAAGATCCACTATTAgtgtttttatatgaatatataaatcgAAGGAAATCTCTagaataaaataactataatgaATATAACTCCGATTCCAGCAAAAAGAACAAGGTCCACTTTTGGTAAGCGTGGCATTGATTTTCAAGTTTATTATTTAACATGATAAAGGTCACATATATGAAATTACATGATGCTTATACCCAAATCACAATAAGCAgtgatcgcactacgatctctGAAAAAAATGAACTCAGGTCGTAAAAGAAGCAAAGCAAGAGCGCAGTAAGGTCATGGTAAGGTCGCAACAGTTGCTGTACTATCGTAGCGTGAACGCCGTTACTACTATCCCACTACGACCATACCGTTTTCATTGTAACCTATCAATGCCTCTGCGTTTATACTACGCTGGTCAAGACCATAGTATGATACGTTTACGCTCATGCCGTCCTGGTCACGCTCGTCTTAGAACCTGACTACGTTCATTCTACGACTACTTCTAGTTCTAACTTTTTGTCATTGTcacataaaatacataaaagctCTCGagcttttgtttgtctgtttgaaTAATGTAATTCATGTCCCTAATTTCCAACAGTTCAACCATGTTTGACACATCTGTACTATTCCAACTATAGTTCAATAAAATATCGCCATGAAATCTTGATGGATCAGCTATACGGTGTGATTCAGGTTTTAATTGGTTGATCCGATATTTCTACTGGATCAGGATATGTATCAGAGGCATCCCAGACTCTATCTCTGCCCTACCACTATCACAACGAGTTCTGGTAGATTTTGGTGACATGTCTGTGTTGTTTTAGagaattatatgttttaatgacAATTAGAATTAATGAAACATTATTCACACCTTGTTGACATTATTGTTTAGAAAGTTGTTAGATCGAGGTGTGAACATGGCTAGATCGTAGAATGTTCTTGGTAAAAGCGCGCTTAAATTGCAGAACACGTGTGATAAAATCGTGTTGCAATCACTCAAATCTTGGTATGGTCAAAGTGAAAACGCATGAGCGTATTAAGATCGTGATAATCGTAGTGGGGTCGCAGAAAAAGCATAGCGAGAAACGTGGTATAATTGTAGCCGCATTGTTGTAGAAACTTAATGAGGGCGTAATCATGGTAATGTCATCATAAAAACAACGAAAATGTTCATGCCGCTAATACCGCGACCTCGTCACGATCTGAATATATTTTAGATCCCGTTGAGCGTGATGCGATCTTGTGCGATAGTGTGACTGGGGACTAACACTCTCCTCATAATAGTACATTTTGTCTTTCATTGTGCTTATATATTTTCTCTGTATGCAATTTGTGCTTCTGTTATGTTAggtgttcatttgtttttgtagtgATTCAGACTATTACACAATGTTTTCTGCTATACCTCTAAGGTTATTGGAATTTTCagctattttgtctttttggtTTGGTCACTCATCCTTGTGAATATAATGGGGTTTTATGCACctgccatacaagtgagaggttaaacTACCTATATAAAACCAGATGTAACTTTACCTACGCGAATGCATATACAAATTCAGGAAaatgatagttgttatccaatagtttgatgtgtttaagattttaatttttccattgattagggacttttcgtcTTTCCTCTGATTTCAGTTTTGTGATATACTTTTGGAATTTCAATCACTTTAAAGTTGATTAACTGATGTTGAGCGTTTCCGATAAAGATGAAACAAGACATGCACTACGGACCAATGGAATTTAAATcgttctgttttatatttttgtatatttttttcaaaagaggtcaatttaaaatggaaaacaGTCACCTACCTCGTGACTCGTCCGATGATAATCTAGAAGAGTATTTCAGAACTCCGTATGGAGGTAGAATGCACTGGAAGCTACCATACGGGAACACAATAATTGTTCATCTaaaggacaaacagaaaatAAGACGGAAAAAACGTTGGAGTCAGGTATTACAATTAATGTGATTTTAACTTAAAGAGAAAAGCTAACAATAACTTTAAGTAATTGTGCTTAGTTAATCAAGGTAATACATATCTCTCTACCCATTATAATATACAACCAAATTATGTCTCCTTTACCTGACGTTCATAGGGacttttgaattgaattgaaaagttGATTAGTATTATAATTTCAACTTTTAGTGTCTAATAAAgctaacagtagtataccgctattcgaaatttataaatcgattgagaaaaaaaaaccaaatccgggttacaaccTAAacctgagggaaacgcatcaaatataagaggaaaattACGACACaatagaaacacaacattaaaatgtaacttacagaaacgaactataatataacaatggcaaaTTCCCTGACTTTATgcaaaacattttaagaatatcaaattatgggttaaacctggttttgtggcatgctaAACCTTCCGCTTTAATGGTAatgttcaatataaaattaaattgacaacattatatgacaggactacattacaaataaatgtgggggaaatataggacagagaaacacacgaatataGTCAATATGGAAATGAATAAAGAACAGTCTCAACATATTTACTATAATCATTTCAGATTATGTATCTATATTACATTCTTGATTGGTGTTTGACAAAAGATTTCGAGGGAACGAAAGGTTCAAAGGAAGAAACTAGACATATTAAAAAAGAAGCAAAGAAATCATATATATTGGTATTGGATGGAGATGTCGACTTTGAACCAGAGGCTGTGTTGAGTTTAATGAGACGAATGAAAAAATCTAACCTTGTAGGTGCAGCGTGTGGGAGAATCCATCCCATTGGTTCTGGTAAAAGTTTAATCGTTTCTATCTTCAACAAAGTCCttttatatcttctttttttacaataatgttttatcattaaagTTTAAGCGCTGTGcatttttctctctttttgaAATGCATCTTATGCATGAAGATGAATAACAAATACACGGATCTCAAAGGAAAATCTAAATGTACCGTCCTTTATGAACGGCAAATACAAAAGCTCaaatatatcaaacgaatgagaaacaactttcatattcctgatcATGACTGGTTACCGGTATTTCTTTATGTAAAGCAAGGTAGATTAAGCCTTAtgttatagctagcttaacctttCACTTGACAGTAGAATATATTTCAATGATATTGACAACAGTGTGCatgattaacatgattaagttgtTGATAATTTCTAGCCTTTTGGACAATTTTCTCATACAACGGAACAGAACACCTATAACTGTATGTGAGAATAAGGAAGAGCTCTATCTATTTATAAAGttattctatttcttttttataatcaacTTTATTGTTCTCTATTTTTGTGCACACATAGTATGTCCAACACAAATGATTTGGGATAATGTAACAGTGCATGTATCTTATCTTAGTAATGGTATTTAATGTACTAGTGTTCGTTTATCCAAAGTCTGTTTCTCAAAAGTCTGCgtttgtctgctctatggtctgGTTTTTGTCTCTATGGcgcattccccatttcccttctcaattttatgtttgcCAAAATGTACAAATTGGTACAATTTATTCTAGAagtacatattttcaaattgtttaacattttttatgatttaaaaccCCCACATGTATACACGTGTTTGTTTCAGGTCCTATGGTATGGTATCAGATGTTTGAGTATGCAGTGAGTCATTGGCTGCAGAAAGCAACAGAGCATGTCACCGGTTGTGTTTTATGCAGTCCTGGCTGTTTCAGTCTGTTTCGGGGTTCtgcaatattgaaaaataatgttcttgaGAAATATACCAAAGAAGCATCAACTGCAGCACAGCTTGTCCAATATGATCAAggtaatataaatgtattaaattgTAACACAAACATTCACATTATCCCCCTCTCAAATTTGTAATCAAGTAAAAAGttaaacacatatttttctatttctctttaacaaacagttaaattaaaaattaaaaaaaaacgaggacaattcaaaacggaaagtacctagtaatcaaatggcaaaatcaaaagccaaaatatatcaaacgaaaacCATTGAACATTGCAGTAAAACAAAAGCAgttaatttttatgccccaccttcGACAGTAGAGGGACATGATGTCctgtctgtgcgtccgtttgttCGTTATACTGTCCTTCTGTCAATCTGTCCTTTCGTCCTgcctcaggttaaagtttttaatcaaggtagttttttttatacagttgaggtccaatcaatttgaaactcaGTAGACATATGCCCtgtgatatgatatttctaatttaaatgccaaataagagtttttaccccaatttcacggtccactaaacacaCAAAACGATAagggagtggggcatccgtgtaccatgaacacattcttgtttaaaaatatatttgatttaattgtatTACGATGTCACCATACATGGAATATCGTTACAGAATATTCAAAGTTAGACCATATTTAGAGATATGGAACGCCATGGCTGACTCATGTGTCATATTCTATTATATGCTGTGGATATTTCATAAGATGAAggtgctttattttttttattttaaacagctATGGCGTttcatacagatatatattattaatgatACTTTCATATAGAGTAAAATGTCTGATATCATATCTATACATATTCATAGTATTATAACATTTGTCTTTATTGTCGTACATATGAAAGGGAAATTAGAATGAGTTTTTGTATTGACAAGGTGAAGACAGATGGCTATGCACTTTAGTGTTAAAACAAGGATGGAAGATAGAATATTGTGCAGAGTCAGATGCAAAGACGTTTGCTCCTGAAGGTTTTACTGATTTCTACAAACAACGACGACGATGGACACCGTCAACGTTAGCAAACATAATTGATCTGATTCTTGACtggaaaaatttaacaaaaaacaatgaaaatatatcaatgttATACATCATTTATCAAGTTTGTCTTCTCATATCTACCTTGATAACACCAGGAACAATATTTATGCTCATTCTCGGCGGTATTATTGTTGGATTTGACGTTATCCCTCCTTGGCTAGCACTGGTTTTAAATATAGCCCCTGTTGGCATTTTTCTACTTATGTGCCTGTACACTTCAGAAGAAAGACAAGTAAGATTTTCTGTATACGTTTGATTATAAGTAAAAGCGGAAATGTAGAATAACCGTATAGTTTATATTAACtccttaaaatatataaatgttggcCATGTTGGTATTTATCGTGATAATGCCAATTTCCATTGGAATGTTTGATATATGGTGAATATAGTTACTCTAAACATATTTGTCAAGGGCATATCCGTCTGCAAGGAGTCACTTGGGCTTGTGGTTTTTCAGGTAACATGATTGGGAACCTTTTTTTCACATACTCATGTCGTCTTATAAACGTGTGCGCGTAGTCGTCATAGTTGTATAACAATAATGTTTTAAGAAGGCTCCATTTTTCAGAAACTAGAAGTCATAATCAAATTATGTTGATATATATACTCATAAATG is part of the Mytilus trossulus isolate FHL-02 chromosome 13, PNRI_Mtr1.1.1.hap1, whole genome shotgun sequence genome and encodes:
- the LOC134694231 gene encoding chitin synthase chs-2-like gives rise to the protein MLEKTAIKAKEKRAEKDGKNDEKKYKWMDDIETFNLEAHIFFDDAFDENKLGHVNSFVKTLIDVFQEVRGQFKMENSHLPRDSSDDNLEEYFRTPYGGRMHWKLPYGNTIIVHLKDKQKIRRKKRWSQIMYLYYILDWCLTKDFEGTKGSKEETRHIKKEAKKSYILVLDGDVDFEPEAVLSLMRRMKKSNLVGAACGRIHPIGSGPMVWYQMFEYAVSHWLQKATEHVTGCVLCSPGCFSLFRGSAILKNNVLEKYTKEASTAAQLVQYDQGEDRWLCTLVLKQGWKIEYCAESDAKTFAPEGFTDFYKQRRRWTPSTLANIIDLILDWKNLTKNNENISMLYIIYQVCLLISTLITPGTIFMLILGGIIVGFDVIPPWLALVLNIAPVGIFLLMCLYTSEERQIQFAAILSSIYSLVMVIVLIGVIQEAVDEGWCSITAIFLLFVAGVFIVATLLHPKEWYCLLPGLLYFVGIPSMSMLMVFYSLGNLHKISWGTRETESDVTDRNKNLKEENGYFCNFGNFITCMLCADNTYQKADFLKAIGQTRVHHIDQYKTTSTQTDQVHNQDIPSDTTEERKYPVFDESIDEIHNTEKEFWENRIQKCLKPPKEDKDRAENIKRKLFICMVYHRFSTLVHITANTPVWENEESKLRKIFENVGQYMTTNNQDPPKESAAATDKNRIVETVSFQEPKVKSMKRKAKDLKKAKDEYIDIAADIWLEQLRREKKQKSEEIPGPSVKRE